Genomic segment of Panicum virgatum strain AP13 chromosome 2K, P.virgatum_v5, whole genome shotgun sequence:
CACTACATTCTTGTTCCTACAATTTTCATTCTCTAACACGTTATCAGCACCCTGCTCTACACTGAGCAAACTGAGAGAAGGATGTGGAGATCGACGACATCAGCAAGTGTAAGATGCCGAAGCGCTCATCGAAAATGCTTCAACTCCGTCGTCTTCTCCGTGAGCAGCTCCTTGAGGCTCTGCTTGCTCCAATGCGCCGCTCTCGCCGTTGTGGTTGCCGTGGCATAGCTCCTGCCGATGGAGCCCGCCGTGTTGACGACCTCGCGGCTCGCTAGGGCCCCCCGGTGCCGCCTGATCACTGCACCGCCAAGGAACGCATCCTCGTGTGCTCCCCGCGCCATTGTCTGTCCCATGGATGGACAGCCAGGGTGCGGGTGGAGCACGGAGGGTCGCTGACGAGGTCATCTTCGACGAGCCGGAGCTCGCCCCTCCACCCCACCTCAAGAGCCGGCGGCCGTCGATGAGCTCGGCATCACCGAGCCGGCCATGGCGCCTCCGCTCCCAATCCCACCTCCACCCCGGTCCCGGCGGGCCGcaacacgacggcggcggccaaccGCTGCCCAGGGCTGCGCAGGTTCATCCCGACCGGACATGTCCCAGCCGGGGCAACCTTGTGCGGCCTCGAGGGGCGCCCACCTcgctccggcgagggggaggcctaggccggctggaCCCGAGCAAGAAAAGGGTGGGAGGGGGAGATCCGGTCGAAGCCCGGCCGGATCCGGGTGGAGGGGACGAGGagcatcgccggcggcggccggactccgggcgacggtggcgaacaggggcggcggcgccaaatgatggtggcggcggctgctgaGGGGAAGTGGAGGGGCGGTTAGGGTTAAACCCTAACCCACAACCACTCATACCGCCCTGGCGGCCCACTGCCACGCCCCCCTCCCCACGGGCCGGACTGGACCTCGCTCAGAGCCCCTTCCCCGCGCTCCGCCTTGAGTCATGGTGGGCAGCACGGTGGCCCAGCAGGCCAGCCGGCGCTCCCACCCACCCGCACGCCCCCGTGCCTGGCTGACGGGCCGAAAGCGGTGGCAGGCCGAAATCGAGGTTGTTTCGGCCCGCCACCCAgttatctttttcattttcaattATGCATTTTAATTTAGTAATTTGCATAGAAGTCCTCAGACTTCCTACATTTTACATTCCAGCGAGCATCAGAGTCTGTAATCTTGCATTCAGACCCTTTGCATTTTCTGTTAATGTAAATATGTGTTTGTTCAGCACTTATTAGCATTTCCATGTTATTTATTTACAATTACCCTTGCAAATTACTATTGTTGCCATTTACTTTGTGCAATTAACATATACAATGCAATCTCTATTTTGGAATAAATTCTTTGACGTTGAGACAACATGAGATCTACACATACATAGTGACTATCTCAACTCAGAATCAATTCTCCTTGAAGTTTGAGAAAACACGAGATCTACGCATACAACAGTATTGCGACTATCTCCTCAAACTCGGAATAAATTTGATGGCTCACATTTAATTTGAAATAGCTCTATTCTATCTATTTTTTCGAAATTGGTCATGTGCAAAGTGATATtccaaaatcactaagggatctACACTATAATTAGTGACTATCCCAACATATGATTTTCAATTTTAGAATAAAAGGATGAATATCGAGTTTAATCAAATACAAAATAAGCCTCAATTTCCAAAATATTGAGATTATTAATTGTTGGAGTTCAATTTCATTGAATTCACAATATTGCATCAAGTTTGCCAAATTTCTCAAAATTATCGGCAAATTAGaatgtaggtgagatggccaacAAAGAGTTTGAGGTTCTCGCTCTTGATGGACACAATTTCCCTACATGGCCGACGGACATCAAAGTGAGTCTGTCACGATGTGAACTATATGCATGCTTATCGGACTCGGAAATGAGTACGAAATCCATGACAGAGAAAAATAAATATGAGGCCTTATACATCATAAGGAATCATATCCGCCCAGACTTAAAGTCTGAGTACAGGATGGAGGAAAATCCACGTGCATTGTGGAACAATCTCAAGCAGCGCTATGAACAGCAAAAGGCAGTAGTTCTACCTGAGGCATCTCATGAGTGGAACTATCTGCGCCTACAGGACTTTAAGACTGTGGATGAATACAATCATGCTATTCATACGGTAAGCCAGAAACTCTGGTTTTGTGGGAAGGAGCCAACTGAGTTGAAAAAGATTAAGACATTGTCAACAATTCTTCCGTCTGAAAGAATCCTTACACTCTCATACCGTGAGAAAAACTTTACAGATTATCCCTTATTAATTCAGACGTTGCGTCAGGCAGAGAAGAATGGTGAGATAACCATCTGGAACTCTCAGCAGCGCCCTATGGGAACTGCATCTTTGCCTGAGGTATATGCGAACATTAAGAAATCTGATCAAAATGGGAACACCCAGTCTGGAGGTTCAACTGGCAAAGGCAAGCACAAGAGAACTCAAGCCACGTGGCAAATTCCAGAAAGGAAAAGGCATCTCTAAGCCAAACTATGATAAAAACAACAAAATCGCTTGCTACAAGTGTGGTTGTTATAATTATGTGGCAAAGAGGTGTCGGACCCCGAAACATCTGGTGGATCTCTACATGAAGTCCGGGGATCGTGCACAAGATGATCAGAAGTTTGAAGCACACTTCACCTCCCTCGAGATGGAGACGGGCACTTCGGACCAAGTTCCACATGGAACTGGACCAAGCAACGCCACGACTTCACCAATTGTTGAGGATGAACCTCTGAACATCGATGACATTATCGTGGATTACTCCACGGATGTGTTTGGAGATCTCATTTAGACTCCATCGCAACTTAGTCATTTCTCACTTAATTTGCATGCAGTATTGTAATTTGAACATGATGTTGCTATTTTCTTTGATAGATTGTACTTAAGTACTCGTTTGATTAATATCATCGATatgttatatttttcatgagttGCTATTTAAATTCTGAATTATATAGACATTTACGGGAGTCAATCTAATAAAGGAAGAGATGTGCCTAGTGGATAGCTGTATCACTAACACTATACTTAGGGAAGTGAGATATTTCCGAACTCTTACCAAGAGGGAAGGAATAGTTCTATTCATTGCTTTACGCGATGCTATGTTAGTAGGACCTGAAAAGACCACTATCACACTTCAAATGGGTACACAAATAAATATCGTGGAGGCATCATTTGTATCCCGATTCAACTCGTACCCTACTAAGTTATAGCAATATCCAGGAAAATGGAATTCATATGAAAACATatgaagaaaataaagaagaatttCTTCTTTTACAAAGGACATTGGACAAGGCAAAAAGACAATTGAAAAGGTGTCCTCTCTCCCATCTGGATTGTACTAAAATTACATTTACCCATAATACTTGTTGCGTACAAAATAATTCTCTCTTGATTACATCAAGATTTGGCAAGAATATTCGTGTGGCTCTATTTAATCATCATACGGATCAACTAGGTACCTTAAAGAGCATATTAATGCAGCCCATTCGTGTCCCTTAGGGTGATATAATTTGAGCCAAACTCATTGCTCAAATCATTCATTTTGAGCATGTGATCCTGGACGCGGGAGCACATCCATGTATATGGAATTGTTTGGTTTTTGGGAATAATATTAAATACCTTACATCCATGATGATCTAGTTGAATCTCTGAAGAGCATGCAACTATTTTATGTGATCAAAGACGAATTGAAAAATTACCAACATCTGTTGGTAGATGTGGTTGTACACACCACATATATTTCAAATTCATTAAACTGCAATCATACGGCTCCCTTCATTTGCAGTGAGTACATGGATATTTGATAGTCAAATATTTCCCATCACCATGTCAGTTATGCCTTGCACATAATGATATCACCACCGTAGCATACATTTATGGGTATAGGAAATCTTGGAGGTATAAGGATCTGTCATCCATTACATACCTCAGATTATCCAAAGGGGATTTTATAACCCGTATGCTGATTCTATTGAGGAGTATTCCtggcattagggggagatttATACCACACAAAGAATGCCAGGAATCAGGAGTGAATGTCACATCTTGATATTCCCCTCAATTATTTCCATGTACAGAAAAAATCTAGACTACTTGTTCAGAATCATATTTGCAATCTTTTGCAAATAATCTGCCAAACATGTTTACTAATGGTGTTATCTATTTCTCAGTCTTGTTGTGCTAGAAAGAGTGGAGGTACAATTTTCAAAACCACTCAACTCCCaataagagggggagaagtatgGTCATAAGAAAGAGGATTAACACCTTATGGATATTCATTGTCCAAAGCCTATGGATGTTTACCATCCAAAAGACCAGCACTGTGTACACCTATTTCAGGCGCTGAGTCATTGAAACGCCCTAACTCTGTCATTATGGGAAGTGACATGGAGTTCAAGGGTTAATATTTTCACAAGTAATATTGGTCATATCGAACCAATCATATAAAGTCTACAATGTCGACATTTCTCCATCTTAAATTGCCTTACACCTACCGGATCCAGATTAAAAGTCCTAGGCAAGAGCGTTTCAACGCTCACTTTGGGTCAAATCAAAGGTGGCAATTAAGGAGAATCGATTTTGCTAAAACAATGATTGAGTAATGTTTTACTCTCATAATGTTTTCTTTATAGAAGCATGGTGGTGAAATAGCAAGAGCTTGTAGCATATGGTTTCACATAGAAGCCTAACTAACATACTCTCAGTATGTGTGAAAATTATGTTCCTACAACCAATCACTGGCAGATATTGAAAATTTGATGGATTCATATACACAATTCAATTAGCTTTGTGTTAGGAATCAAAATCGCAACATACATTGTGTACAAGTCAAGTCAATGCATGACTCGATATAGTCAGTGTTTGTGGTACACTGATTGGTTGAGTTCTTTCCTCAGAAAGTTTACTCCCAACAACGATGGTTGCATAGGTGTGTTCGTATTGAAAATCCTAAATGGATTTTGTGTCATCTCCGATCACACTGTTAATCATGCAATCATTTTATGACGGATTATGAGATGAAGATTTGGACAAAACCAAGTCACGCTTATGTCTACAACTTAAGCATTCACAATATATAGTCTACCAATATCTAATGACATTGGATGATCGTATCCATCAACTCTTATGGTTGTTTATTCCCAAAACATGTACTCTGACCCTGGGATTAAACCCTAGTACCGATAAAGCGCTCACGTATCATGCAAATTACAACAGGCCTGATATTGCATTTGCATATACTTGCAAGCCTAAATAGCACTACTCCAGTAACGTCTTATCGACGCGAGTTAGGGATATCAATGGATATCTATATGGTACCAAAGACTTTTAACTTATCACTGGATGAGTTAAACATGACCATAGAGGGATATGAAGATATTTCTCAACTAAATCCCCATTAATGCATATCATAGACTGATATTTTTGTGGTAGAATTATCATAGGAGTTGTCATAGACTCTAATGAATATTCCCACATACCATTCCGAAATCGAACATGTGCATGTAAGATTTTGTTGAGTGATTAATTGTGACTTATCTATCAAGATAAGATTACATGTATTGCTTGGATGCAAACAGGTTATGTGAAAATAATATCACACTATTACTCACAAAATGGTTTATCCTCATGTATTGTGATACATTCGAGGAACAAACCTCTTGCAAATTAAATATGTGATTACTTCACAAAGTCTCTACCACATTTCACTTGCAAAGTGTTCATCGAATTGGTATATGATGACTTTATAATTTGCATGATTCAGGGGGAGTCTCCTCGTGATTATAACCTGTTAAGTAGCATATTgcactcttttctttttatgagTTTTTCCCTCAGGATTTCtcatataaattttttaatGAGACAATATCAATACAAGAACATATATATCATATCTCCTATTTTTCCCCATAGGGGTTTTAAGGTAGATATCCAAGATATATAATGTCATATCTTCTCCTCCGCTAGGGGTTGTTTAGAGGATATCAAAGACACATATTGCTCTCTAAAATCTTACGGATTTGTGATTGAGCAATGACCACatatatgtcatatcattttctccttatttttcccactgggtttaAAGGAGTTTTAGTGACATATTCATAAATATGTTCCTTAGTTTTTTTGTTCCTTAGTTTTTTCCCCCATAGGGTTTTTCAAAGGAATTAAAGAACAATGTTGATCTTAAGATGGACTCGATCAAAAGGGGGAGTGTTACAAAAGCTCTTTATTTGGTCTCATCAAAGCAGCTATCAAGACCATGGTAACAGCCATGGTTAAGGATATAAATTGAGTTTATTGCTATGCTATGAATCAGTTTTATGGCTGCCATTAGAAAGATAAACTGATGTTCTAAATGCCAAGTCTTAACTAGGTTGTAATCTCCCTATATAAAGGGACCTTGAGATCAATGAGAAAATGGCTCCATTCACTGCATTCTTGTTCCTACAATTTTCATTCTCTAACAAGAGAGATGTATTTTGATTTGTTACTTCTCTGACTTATCTTTCCTTTTTCATCTTCCAACACTGCACAAATCAGAAGGGCTCTCGAATTAAGCTAAATCAAGAGCCCTCTCTATGTAGCTTTTAGGTTTTAATaatatagaagagagaggaaGTTGAGAGAAAGAAAGTGATTATTTTGTGAAATAAATGTCACATGCGCAAAAGTTTAGAATTATGAGACCATTCCCCAACAGTACAAgctaaatatataaaaaaaaggaaaaaaccaTGCTGGTTAATGTTGCCACGCAACTAACAATATTTTCTATTTTCAATCCAGAATAGGGTATTACTACAAGACAAAAAGCGACTTGTTGTAAAGTTTATTTATTAAATCTCAAAATTACAGGAGACCACCCGTGGATAATCGGCACAAATATAATTTTGCCCTCGGTGAAGAATAGCGAAGGGCATTTTCCGCTGGGGCTCCTATCTATATTCCGAAAAATAGATAAGCTATCCATCACACGGCCTGTCACGGCCCATTATTCTGTTCAGCCTGCTATTCATTGTTCCACATCTCCGCCGGCTTGCTAATTTTTTACTCGTGGAAACCAACAGCTTTTTCCAttcaatgcaacaacaaaaaagtaGGCGCGTGCTTTTACTGCTTGTTAACACAGCGGACGTTAGCTTGGACCAAAATAACCAAAGCATGAtatccttttctatttttcttctaattGTGCCGCTAATTTGTTACTTTGCTAAAGATTTTGAGTCCAAATACGTTGCTTAACTAATACAGTTAACATTTATCTAAATTTAATTCAACAGTTCCAAAGAACTAGTTCAACAATTTACATGAAAGTGTTGAAATAGTATGTCAAAAATGTTGAACACATGAATCCTATATGTTGAAATAGTATATTCAGTTGTTGATTTTCAAAAATAAAGTTAAATATATTCATCTTGGATCTTATTTTGTTGCGTAAATTCCAACTAACATCATGGTACAAACGGAGTATAAAATGCATTGATagtttaaaagaaaaataaaatcgaAGTTTCAAAATCTAAATGAATCCTCTCAACTATCCATCCGTTGCACCCAACCATGCATCACCATGTGTCCTGCCCAGCCGCATCATCAGGTAACGAAACCAAGGGGGAATCCATCCACTCGGCAGTCGGACATGCTCTCCCAGATTTAATTCAGTCCATTCATCACGGTTTGCACATATCTCAATCAAACAGTCCATTAGCGTTTCCCGCTTCCCAATTAGGACAGCAGCAGCCCATGTATCTGGGGTGGTCGCCCAGATTAAGTCGGCCCACCAAGGCCCAGAAAGGTACTAACATTGCACGACATGggggcagagagagagagagagacgtgaAATCCAAGGCAAGCAAAGCGTACGTCCCTCGCTACCTAGGCTCACATTTGCAGCACCAGTGTACCAGGCGCTGCTGCACCAAAAGTCCGACGGGTTTGGTTGATCAGTGTCCGTCTTGCTTGCACGGCATGCGTACGCATCACACAGCTCCTGAGCTCGTCGGAGTCTGACCCCAACCGCCAATGTCTTGATGCAGAGAGCAGGGGGTCGGAccggtgcagcagcagcagcttcatATCGCTCTGGTTCCAACAGCTCTTGTTCCTTCAACACCACGTCCGCAGCTGCGTGTGTGTATGTGACAAAGGAAGAGCAAGTTAGCTTGCGAATGCATAGTTTATTTCTTCTAAAAAGAGAAAGAATAAGATGGCGCCATTGATATTATACACTAAACCGGATCATATATCATGTGAACTTAAAGGTAGGAAGGAAAGAAACAAGAAAGCGAGGCACGAGGGGGGCAGATGCGAAGGCAGGGGAGCTCGAGAAAAGCAGCTGTGACTCACTGCGTGGAGGATGATGCCCAGTATGGAGTAAACTACTGTCTACTGGCATTGTCGCTGAGCCTGCTTTTCAACACCCAGCAAGTGAATataatccaggacgacagcgcaGTGTAATGCGATGCAAATGCAATGGAGTAGCCTCCCAACCAACCCAGCTGCAGTGTACTAGTGTACCTTGCTCCGCTTTACTGCTCCTGTTATTACCTTCTCGTGCCCCTCTGAGGACAGGACAGCAGGCTGGGATGCGACTATGCGAGTGAGATCCATGTGAGTGCTGGTAGCAACCAGCAACACAACAGCTAGCTCGTCCGTATCCATGCCCTGCACAGCCTTGCCAAACGAAATGAGCAACGAATCATCTTCCCTGGATATGGGGAACAACAAATCAGAACCACCTCGATCTACAAGAAGGAAGTAGATTAGGGGCAGGCAGCAACAAGCAATAGAAGATTTGCCAACCTCTAAGTGCTGGTTCTCACGTTTATATAAGCATCTGCTCCAGGCTTCCACTCCCTCGGTCTATCTACCTCGTCTCTTTCACTAGGTTCTTCATCACCACTTTGCTTCTTCCAAACGCGAGCAAGGGAAGCTTCACTGCCATTCCCTGCTGCAGCTAGCTAGCACTCTTCTGTTTCAGCAGGTAAGCACTTGCTCTGGCTTAGATCGTCTCTGTCTGCAGTCTTGTAAATTGCTTGGATCGTCCAGTGAAGGGAAGGGCAGGAAATAAAGCTGCCATGTCCTCGCCGGAGGAAGGAGCAAGGGCACTGAGGAGGAGCCATGGCAGCCCAGGCCAGAGTGGCGTGCCAGTGACGGTGCTGTACTACCTGTGCCGCAGTGGACGGCACCTGGAGCACCCTCACCTGATGGAGCTGCGCCTCGCCTCCCCAAATCAAGCTCTCTACCTCAGAGACGTGATCCGCCGGCTGGACGCGCTGCGAGGGAAGGGCATGGCCGCCATGTATTCCTGGTCCTGCAAGAGGTAACTGGCCATCCAGATCATCTTTTGCTTCCTTGCTCGCTTGCTTCTGGCAACTGACATACGCGACGCCGCTGCGACACTGGAGGAGGTACAAAACCGGATTCGTGTGGCATGATGTGTTGGAGGACGATGTGTTGCTCACTGCGCAGGGCAGCGAGTATGTCCTCAAGGGCTCCCTCTTGCTCCCCCACCACTCATCACCACctgctgcagcaccaccatctgcaGGTAGATCATAAATCGTGCATTGCAGTTACGGCACATTTGGCCCAAGTTACTCTTCTTCAACTATGACTCCCATCCTGTTATTTGTTGTTTCAGATCATGACCGCACAGACGTCGGCACATCCATTACCCGTCAGGTCCACTGCGTCAAGCCAACTCCCGATGAAGAGACACCAACTCATTCCCGGGAGGGCTGGACTACTAATTCATTATTGCCAGCTCCTCCCACGATTAAGGATGATGTTGAGGTTGAAGCACCAGGGACACAGCGAGAGCTGTCGTCAATATCACCATCATCTTCTTGCACCACTGGGGACAGGGACGAGGAGGCAGCATCAGCACGTTCAAGCTCTTCAGGCAGCCCCTCCTCTCATAATAAGCCGAGAGGATCAGCAGGAGGCACACCTTCTCCTTCAGGTAGCACAAGCTCACCCACTCCTCCAAGCCTCATGCTCTACAACAAGCAGGAGGCATCCGCAATCACAGCACAAGGCGAGGTGACACAAACCCAAGGAACATCAACAGGGAGGGACCTTCACAAGAAGGATAGTTGTAGTACTGGTAGCACACCGACCAACGCAACTGTGACTACCGAAGATAAGTATCCAGGACGTACAAAATCTTTCTCGTCCAGCACAAGTAGGAACGGGACCTTGGAGTCCCTCATAAGGGCCGAGGCTCTTGACAGAAGAGGCGCCACTGCTAAGAGGATCCTAGAAAaggatgacgatgatgatgacgacgacgacgacacagAAGCAATGCAGTCACTGGGAATGAAGCTGAACCCTGCCAACCTGCTGATGCGGCTCGTGGCTTGCGGGTCGACAATGTCTGTAAGGCAGCATCTCCCTGCCTGCGACCTCATACGAACAACGCACAAGCCCCAGTACTTGAGCCAACATGTTGAGGAGCTGCCATCATCTCCAGTTTTGTCTCCCCTTGGTGCCCTCATCATGCGTCCTGTAACTGCTGCTGGAGCCAAAGTAGTTTCAGACTCAGGAGACTGCGGCCACTGCAGTGGGAGCATGCTCCAAACTGCAGGCAAGGGATGCGAGTCAGGCAAAGTAATGTCCACAAATATTAAGCCCACCTCATCTTATGACCAATACTGGTATGTTTCCTGATTTCTTTTCTCGTCCTTCACTATCCTTTTCGATGAACTAGCTCAATCTGATGCAAGAGATAGACTTATGCCCATTTTTCTCATTCATGACCTGATATTCAGGCTTGAGGTTTAGCACAATGTTAGTCTTATAGACCAACACATCCCCTCACGCCCATCGCTCTTACAGTGGCTGTCTCCTTGAACATGATCTCTGTGTACGCAATTAGCTTTATGCATACAGTTCATCTGCATAGATTGTGACCACAGAATAAATATGTTGCAGTGTTTCTGAGAAAGAAGCCTCTGTACGGAATTTGGATAATTTGGAGCTCAGAAGTCAAATTATCTCAGAAAcaatcaaaatggcaccatgtCAGCAACCCAAAAATGGGACATTGGTAACCATAACCACAGATGTCAGGCATAACAATGGTGAACAAGAATGTAGCAATGAAGCTTCATCCAAGACCTTGACAAGAAGTACAAGCAAAAGAATGACCATATCACCAAGATCTTCAAGAGTAGTATCGTTtcatgatgaaaaagagaaaggggTTAAGATTGAAGAAAGGTCAGTGACACTTCCAATCTTTGCAGTTTGTCCAGTGAGGCAGTAtataattttctttttcttatgatGAATTAACCTTGATTTCACAATTGCAGGCTCGCTTCTGGATCTCGTGTTACAATCCAGTGCGCGCCCTTACTCAAAGAAACTTATGCCAGTGCTAAAGCAATGTAACAGAGGAGTTTCCATCTTGTTTTTCAACTctattttgttttctttcttgATAATCTAAAGATGTTGGGAGTAGCTGAAATTGTGTGATTCTATCAGATTTCTCGCCAGGGTAGTAATTAGCAGAAGGTTTTATGTACCTTTCAGGATATTACCATTAAATGTCCATTGTCACCATAACCCTGTACTCTCATCttggaaaaaaaatttacactgGCATGGCAGTAAGAAGTCTTTCAATTttcttactttttttttctttcagctTCTGTAAGATTTCCATCATGCAAGTATAGCAAAGGAGTAGCAAGCTATCTTTCAGCTGCCATGAAGAATACCTTGTCATAAACAGTATAGTCCCCTTCCCAAAGCAGTCAGCGGTTGCTAGGAGTTTACAGCAAAAAGGGTGAAATAAATAGCACATCACCGAGGAAATTAATGCCCTGGACGTGAGTACTGCCTCCTTTTTCGCAAGAAATAGgacttgtttagatgcataaagttttggatgtaaattactgtagcacttttgtttttttggtaattattgtcccgctataggttaattaggctcaaaagattcgtctcgcaaattatagacaaattatgtaattagttattttatttagttacatttaatacttcatgcatgcgttaaaagattcgatgtgatgggaaattttgtaaagttttagaattttgaagggaactagcCTGAGTAATCTCCAAAACCAATACAGCAATACAAGCCCTGCAGGGAAGCAAATTTCTTTTGGTGTCTGTACTGTGTATTGTGCATTACCGCATCAAGGGCAGAAATTAGAGTTTCCTTGTGCACACAATAGGTTTGAGTCATGGATCACCTACTATCATACAGATTAAAGTCGGGTGATACTCTTTAGTAAAGTCTGTGTGTCCTGCAATCCATCTCAGCGTTTTGGTACTTGTACATGAACGCCTTCAATCTCCAGCCTGCTGTGCTTTACTTATACCTGCtccactgtttttttttttcgaaagactACCTGCTCCACTGGTACCTGTTTGTTTCTAGATCTGCTGTGCGTTGCTTGCTCTCATGTCTCAAATCTCTGCTTGAGAAGTTCACCCGTTTTAGATGTTTAGAAATTTGAATCATATCATAATATGATGTCTGGTCTGTCTGCACCAGACAGACCAGAGCACTTGATCATCACAGTCCGTTTTTGCTTTGCGCTCACATTACGTTACGAATGGCTCATCATCACATTCATGTTCAAGGAGTCAAATCTAATCCACTGATCCTAAACGATGGTAATGGCACACCATATGCAATTCAGTGTGCAGCAAtctgcatccagcatcttccATTATTT
This window contains:
- the LOC120671822 gene encoding proteoglycan 4-like gives rise to the protein MSSPEEGARALRRSHGSPGQSGVPVTVLYYLCRSGRHLEHPHLMELRLASPNQALYLRDVIRRLDALRGKGMAAMYSWSCKRRYKTGFVWHDVLEDDVLLTAQGSEYVLKGSLLLPHHSSPPAAAPPSADHDRTDVGTSITRQVHCVKPTPDEETPTHSREGWTTNSLLPAPPTIKDDVEVEAPGTQRELSSISPSSSCTTGDRDEEAASARSSSSGSPSSHNKPRGSAGGTPSPSGSTSSPTPPSLMLYNKQEASAITAQGEVTQTQGTSTGRDLHKKDSCSTGSTPTNATVTTEDKYPGRTKSFSSSTSRNGTLESLIRAEALDRRGATAKRILEKDDDDDDDDDDTEAMQSLGMKLNPANLLMRLVACGSTMSVRQHLPACDLIRTTHKPQYLSQHVEELPSSPVLSPLGALIMRPVTAAGAKVVSDSGDCGHCSGSMLQTAGKGCESGKVMSTNIKPTSSYDQYCVSEKEASVRNLDNLELRSQIISETIKMAPCQQPKNGTLVTITTDVRHNNGEQECSNEASSKTLTRSTSKRMTISPRSSRVVSFHDEKEKGVKIEERLASGSRVTIQCAPLLKETYASAKAM